The following are encoded in a window of Algiphilus aromaticivorans DG1253 genomic DNA:
- a CDS encoding AraC family transcriptional regulator: protein MSQDLPLRGAVPNSYVLLLYDYLAEQGLDATVLLGAPPPASHAESPTRFPVTRWKALLETAAARLGDPLLGLHLGERVTPAHFGLMGYVLLACENLAAALQRLREFERLFYDVSPLRVHAEDEQLILQWGTEAGRPGALADEAAVTALVTLARDITAAPTMAPISIDFVNPAPADRSPHEAILGCPVAFDSTSTRVRIPVQWLAMPLRHPDPQLLALLRAQAAEQLRRLPPRGEFGAAIRTLIPELLQQGRADAPTVAGRLHLSLRSLHRHLAAEGQSFRALRDECLYQLACDHLADQRLQLGEIAQLLSYSEQSAFTRAFRRWSGQSPRRFRQALQTRGHAQCSN, encoded by the coding sequence ATGAGCCAGGATCTGCCACTGCGCGGCGCGGTACCCAACAGCTATGTGCTGCTGCTCTACGACTACCTCGCCGAGCAGGGACTGGACGCGACCGTGCTGCTGGGCGCGCCACCTCCGGCGAGCCACGCCGAGTCCCCCACCCGCTTTCCGGTGACGCGCTGGAAAGCCCTGCTGGAGACCGCCGCCGCGCGCCTGGGCGACCCGCTGCTGGGGCTCCATCTGGGCGAGCGTGTAACCCCGGCGCATTTCGGCCTCATGGGCTATGTGTTGCTGGCCTGCGAGAATCTGGCTGCGGCACTGCAACGCCTGCGCGAGTTCGAGCGCCTCTTCTACGACGTGAGTCCGCTGCGCGTGCATGCCGAGGACGAGCAACTGATTCTGCAATGGGGTACCGAAGCGGGCCGGCCGGGAGCACTGGCCGATGAAGCCGCCGTCACCGCGCTGGTGACCCTGGCACGCGACATAACCGCGGCACCGACGATGGCGCCCATCTCCATCGACTTCGTCAATCCCGCGCCAGCCGATCGCAGCCCGCATGAGGCCATCCTCGGCTGCCCGGTGGCATTCGACTCCACGAGCACGCGCGTGCGCATCCCCGTGCAGTGGCTGGCCATGCCGCTGCGCCATCCGGACCCGCAGCTGCTCGCCCTGCTGCGCGCGCAGGCTGCGGAGCAGCTCCGGCGGCTGCCACCACGCGGCGAGTTCGGCGCAGCCATCCGCACCCTCATCCCCGAGCTGCTGCAGCAAGGGCGCGCCGATGCCCCAACCGTCGCCGGGCGCCTGCACCTGTCGCTGCGCAGCCTGCATCGCCACCTGGCTGCCGAAGGCCAGAGCTTCCGCGCGCTGCGCGACGAATGCCTCTACCAGCTAGCCTGCGATCATCTCGCCGATCAGCGGCTGCAACTCGGCGAGATCGCGCAGTTACTCAGCTATTCCGAGCAGAGCGCCTTCACCCGCGCATTTCGGCGCTGGAGCGGCCAGAGTCCTCGGCGCTTTCGCCAAGCCCTTCAGACCCGCGGCCACGCACAGTGCAGCAACTGA
- a CDS encoding sterol desaturase family protein, whose protein sequence is METIISQVHALLGPHVDWKQVLLSAMVPLFLMAFVIEYTAMRRRGRTEPFEWRDILTNLGLGGSYQIFETIAHLLVTGAAVLWIWQFRLFEIPVNAWTIGPIFLGVEFCYYWFHRGSHRIRWFWSAHVVHHSSERMNMTTAMRQSLLYSITGWWLFFMPLVLLGVHPAVVFFLYGVNLTYQYFVHTEAVGKLHPWIEYWFNTPSHHRVHHGKNPQYIDRNFGGVLICFDRWFGSFEPEAEKVIYGIPRQIHSYNILTLNLHEFRDMWRDVLRPGPMRQRLKHLWAPPEWERPVSASADGRAAAS, encoded by the coding sequence ATGGAGACGATCATCAGCCAGGTGCACGCCCTGCTAGGGCCGCACGTCGACTGGAAGCAGGTGCTGCTGAGCGCGATGGTGCCGTTGTTTCTGATGGCTTTCGTCATCGAGTACACGGCCATGCGTCGGCGCGGGCGTACCGAGCCCTTCGAGTGGCGCGACATCCTGACCAATCTCGGCCTCGGCGGCAGCTATCAGATCTTCGAGACCATCGCGCATCTGCTGGTCACCGGGGCTGCTGTGCTCTGGATCTGGCAGTTCCGGCTCTTCGAGATTCCGGTCAACGCCTGGACGATCGGGCCCATCTTCCTGGGCGTGGAGTTCTGCTACTACTGGTTCCATCGCGGCAGCCACCGCATCCGCTGGTTCTGGAGCGCGCACGTCGTGCATCACTCCAGCGAGCGCATGAATATGACCACGGCCATGCGCCAGAGCCTGCTGTATTCGATCACCGGCTGGTGGCTCTTCTTCATGCCGCTGGTGCTGCTCGGGGTGCATCCGGCCGTGGTCTTCTTCCTCTACGGCGTCAATCTCACCTACCAGTACTTCGTGCACACCGAGGCGGTCGGCAAGCTGCACCCCTGGATCGAGTACTGGTTCAACACGCCCAGTCACCATCGCGTGCATCACGGCAAGAATCCGCAGTACATCGACAGGAACTTCGGCGGCGTTCTGATCTGCTTCGACCGCTGGTTCGGGAGCTTCGAGCCGGAGGCCGAGAAGGTGATCTACGGCATCCCGCGCCAGATCCACAGCTACAACATCCTGACGCTGAACCTCCACGAGTTCCGGGATATGTGGCGCGACGTGCTGCGGCCGGGGCCGATGCGGCAGCGTCTGAAGCATCTGTGGGCGCCGCCCGAGTGGGAGCGGCCGGTGTCGGCGAGCGCAGATGGTCGCGCTGCGGCATCCTGA
- a CDS encoding FAD-binding oxidoreductase, with protein MVDKTRNPTGWGYVEDALGAAERKAIAPMAGALFGGGLPDAQAAPAAEAIALPDSRLRVPDALSGWVSTGHADRLLHARGRSFPDLVELRGDALADVPDAVAEPGNEQELMAVLDWCDSRRYAVIPFGGGSSVVGGVTPEGVGDVAAVVTLSLQKMRAVHAIDARSATVHADAGILGPDLEAAVKHQGLAVRHFPQSYFHSSLGGWVATRGAGHFSTQHAKIEDRVQALRIILPDGRICQTQRLPAGSVGVDPNRLWCGSEGTLGVISQVWLRCVQAPSLRDGCGIAFARFEDALEAARTMLQSGIYPTQLRILDPYEHMVSRMVAGKPAQGALMVLAFESAGAPVGPQMAAAHEIAQQHGGSIQDSAGEESTGDWKNTFFRQPYLRDAMLDHAVVLDTFETAVLWSQVPAAYHGIREAVIKALEAECGGGAVTCRVTHAYPDGCCLYFGFFAAGRRGSLNSQWQAIRDAAAAAVAEYGGTASHHHAMGRTHRGYAREELPEAFIDALHGARARLDPRGIMNPGLLPDA; from the coding sequence ATGGTCGACAAGACCCGGAACCCCACCGGCTGGGGTTATGTGGAGGACGCGCTGGGCGCCGCCGAGCGCAAGGCCATCGCCCCCATGGCGGGTGCCCTCTTCGGCGGCGGGCTGCCCGATGCCCAGGCGGCGCCGGCGGCCGAGGCCATCGCGCTGCCCGATTCGCGCCTGCGAGTGCCCGATGCGCTGTCCGGCTGGGTTTCCACCGGGCACGCCGATCGGCTGCTGCACGCGCGCGGGCGCAGCTTTCCAGATCTGGTCGAGCTGCGTGGTGATGCGCTCGCGGATGTACCCGACGCCGTCGCCGAGCCCGGCAACGAGCAGGAACTCATGGCGGTCCTCGACTGGTGCGACAGCCGCCGCTATGCGGTGATTCCCTTCGGCGGCGGCTCCAGCGTGGTCGGCGGCGTCACGCCCGAGGGCGTCGGCGATGTCGCGGCCGTGGTGACCCTCTCGCTGCAGAAGATGCGCGCGGTACACGCCATCGACGCGCGCTCGGCGACCGTGCACGCCGACGCCGGCATCCTCGGTCCGGATCTCGAAGCGGCCGTGAAGCATCAGGGTCTGGCCGTGCGGCATTTTCCGCAGTCCTACTTCCACTCCTCGCTGGGCGGCTGGGTCGCCACACGCGGGGCGGGGCATTTCTCGACGCAGCACGCCAAGATCGAGGATCGCGTCCAGGCCCTGCGGATCATCCTGCCCGACGGGCGTATCTGCCAGACGCAACGCCTACCCGCGGGCAGCGTCGGTGTCGACCCGAACCGGCTGTGGTGCGGTTCCGAGGGCACGCTCGGCGTCATCAGCCAGGTCTGGCTGCGCTGCGTGCAGGCGCCGAGCCTGCGCGACGGCTGCGGTATCGCCTTCGCGCGCTTCGAGGACGCGCTGGAGGCGGCGCGCACGATGCTGCAGTCGGGCATCTATCCCACCCAGCTGCGCATTCTCGACCCCTACGAGCACATGGTCTCGCGCATGGTGGCCGGCAAGCCGGCGCAGGGCGCCCTGATGGTGCTGGCCTTCGAGTCGGCGGGCGCGCCTGTCGGGCCGCAGATGGCGGCTGCGCATGAGATCGCGCAGCAGCACGGCGGCAGCATCCAGGACTCGGCGGGCGAGGAGTCCACCGGCGACTGGAAGAACACCTTCTTCCGTCAGCCCTATCTGCGCGACGCCATGCTGGACCACGCCGTCGTGCTGGATACCTTCGAGACGGCCGTGCTCTGGTCACAGGTTCCGGCGGCCTATCACGGCATCCGCGAGGCCGTCATCAAGGCGCTGGAGGCCGAGTGCGGGGGCGGGGCGGTCACATGCCGCGTCACGCATGCCTATCCCGATGGCTGCTGTCTCTACTTCGGATTCTTCGCGGCCGGTCGTCGCGGCAGCCTCAATAGCCAGTGGCAGGCGATTCGCGACGCGGCGGCCGCGGCGGTTGCCGAGTATGGCGGCACGGCTTCGCATCATCACGCCATGGGGCGCACGCATCGCGGCTATGCGCGCGAGGAGCTGCCCGAGGCCTTCATCGACGCGCTACACGGCGCACGCGCGCGCCTCGACCCGCGCGGCATCATGAATCCAGGGCTGTTGCCGGATGCCTGA
- a CDS encoding NAD-dependent epimerase/dehydratase family protein, translating into MTEFDTDAPVCVTGASGYIAGWIVRYLLEAGHTVHATVRDPGKASSVAHLQAIAEQAPGTLKLFQADLNVEGSFDEAVYGCGVVMHTASPFVLSGYRDARSALLRPAVEGTRNVLGSVDRCASVQRVVLTSSVAAIFGDNADIGDTPDGVFTEAQWNTSSSLHHNPYQYSKAEAERIAWQVCEAQSRWDMVSINPAMVFGPSLTPASRSGSIDTLLQLGDGRLRDGVPRLGMGVVDVRDVAQAHLLAAFTPSAEGRYILCAGTRTMLQMANSLRGRFNGAYSFPRRELPKSLVWLFGPMKGPVTRRFVMRNVGVPPRFDNSRSKALGVRYREVETTLAEHFEQAVKDGLLKPAGRSAA; encoded by the coding sequence ATGACCGAGTTCGATACCGACGCGCCGGTCTGTGTGACGGGTGCCTCCGGCTATATTGCCGGCTGGATCGTGCGCTATTTGCTCGAGGCGGGCCATACCGTGCACGCCACCGTGCGCGACCCAGGGAAGGCGAGCAGTGTCGCGCATCTGCAGGCCATCGCGGAGCAAGCCCCAGGCACGCTCAAGCTCTTCCAGGCCGATCTCAATGTGGAGGGCAGCTTCGACGAAGCCGTCTACGGCTGCGGCGTCGTCATGCATACGGCCTCGCCTTTCGTGCTCTCCGGTTATCGCGACGCGCGCAGCGCGCTGTTGCGACCGGCCGTGGAGGGCACCCGCAACGTACTGGGCTCCGTGGATCGCTGCGCGTCGGTGCAGCGGGTGGTGCTGACCAGCAGCGTTGCAGCCATCTTCGGGGACAATGCGGATATCGGCGACACGCCGGATGGCGTCTTCACCGAAGCCCAGTGGAATACCAGCAGCAGCCTGCACCACAACCCCTATCAGTACTCTAAGGCCGAGGCCGAGCGCATCGCCTGGCAGGTCTGCGAGGCGCAGTCGCGCTGGGACATGGTGAGCATCAACCCGGCGATGGTCTTCGGGCCCTCGCTGACGCCGGCCAGCCGATCGGGCAGCATCGACACCCTGCTGCAGCTCGGTGACGGACGCCTGCGCGACGGCGTGCCGCGTCTGGGCATGGGTGTGGTCGACGTGCGCGACGTGGCGCAGGCGCATCTACTCGCGGCCTTCACGCCCTCCGCCGAGGGTCGCTACATTCTCTGTGCTGGTACGCGCACCATGCTGCAGATGGCGAACAGTCTGCGCGGTCGCTTCAATGGCGCGTATTCCTTTCCGAGGCGCGAGTTGCCGAAGTCGCTGGTCTGGCTATTCGGCCCCATGAAAGGGCCGGTGACGCGGCGTTTCGTGATGCGTAATGTCGGGGTGCCGCCGCGCTTCGACAACAGCCGCAGCAAGGCGCTGGGCGTGCGCTACCGCGAGGTTGAAACCACGCTGGCCGAGCATTTCGAACAGGCGGTCAAGGACGGGCTGTTAAAGCCGGCAGGCAGAAGCGCCGCCTGA
- a CDS encoding methyltransferase domain-containing protein: MQKRESLDTRGIQADVTLSGEAALHFRKLLRHGRAVAALTPSGRALARACCRFIDPTRPQTIVELGAGTGAVTRCAAARMHPDSRLIAIERDPDFVAMLRASLPRAEALEGNAEAMSALLAERGVARVDVVLNGLPMPSLPEPARAAVLAAIAALPGNPWVAQITVMPWVFRRFYTRFFEEVRFELAWRNLPPAGVYHCRGALAAV, encoded by the coding sequence ATGCAAAAAAGAGAATCCCTGGACACCCGGGGTATCCAAGCTGATGTCACGCTCAGCGGCGAAGCCGCGCTGCATTTCCGCAAGCTGCTGCGCCACGGACGCGCCGTAGCCGCGTTGACACCCTCCGGGCGGGCTCTGGCGCGGGCCTGCTGCCGTTTCATCGACCCGACACGGCCGCAGACGATCGTCGAGCTGGGTGCGGGCACCGGCGCCGTGACGCGCTGTGCGGCCGCGCGCATGCACCCGGACAGCCGGCTGATCGCCATCGAGCGTGATCCCGATTTCGTAGCGATGCTGCGCGCCTCCTTGCCCCGAGCCGAAGCGCTGGAAGGCAACGCCGAGGCCATGTCGGCGCTGCTGGCGGAGCGTGGCGTTGCGCGCGTCGATGTCGTGCTCAACGGGCTGCCGATGCCGAGCCTGCCCGAGCCGGCGCGCGCCGCCGTGCTGGCCGCCATCGCGGCGCTGCCGGGAAATCCCTGGGTGGCGCAGATCACGGTCATGCCCTGGGTCTTCCGGCGCTTCTACACACGCTTCTTCGAAGAGGTGCGCTTCGAACTCGCCTGGCGCAATCTGCCGCCGGCCGGGGTGTACCACTGCCGCGGGGCGCTGGCCGCAGTCTGA
- a CDS encoding acyl-CoA thioesterase, translated as MSAAPYRCLLRVRYGDCDAQNVVFNARYGDYIDVAVTEFIRALGFAEDFVQGGLDYQLVRQSIEWRAPARFDEIIAADIHVSHIGTTSFRLRTDFLRATDGTALATAETIYVCVTAELAKREIPEAFRSALEKGAPGRVHDLAGTNASR; from the coding sequence ATGAGCGCAGCCCCCTATCGCTGCCTGCTGCGCGTTCGCTACGGCGACTGTGACGCCCAGAACGTCGTCTTCAACGCCCGCTACGGCGACTACATCGATGTTGCCGTCACCGAATTCATCCGCGCACTGGGCTTCGCCGAAGACTTCGTGCAGGGAGGGCTCGACTACCAGCTGGTGCGCCAGAGCATCGAGTGGCGCGCACCGGCGCGCTTTGACGAGATCATTGCAGCCGACATCCACGTCAGCCACATCGGAACGACCTCATTCCGCCTGCGCACGGATTTCCTGCGCGCCACCGATGGCACGGCACTGGCCACCGCGGAAACGATCTACGTCTGTGTCACCGCCGAACTCGCTAAGCGGGAGATTCCCGAGGCCTTCCGCAGCGCGCTGGAGAAGGGCGCGCCGGGCAGGGTTCACGACCTCGCCGGCACCAACGCCTCGCGCTGA
- a CDS encoding arylesterase: protein MQSSFRKRLRILPQLLVLLLVAACGSGYEGPRLPPLGADATILAFGDSLTYGTGAEADEAYPAQLEQLSGREVVNAGVPGETTAEGRERLPGVLEETDPDLVLLCLGGNDMLQRKSRSAMVENLRAMIESIEARGIPLLLISVPEFKGLSVTPQPVFAELAAEYQLPLAESTLADVIGKGRLRSDAIHPNARGYRLVAEDLHDLLRAAGALR, encoded by the coding sequence ATGCAAAGCTCATTTCGAAAGCGGTTGCGCATCCTGCCGCAGCTGCTGGTGCTGTTGCTAGTCGCGGCCTGCGGCAGCGGCTACGAAGGGCCACGTCTACCACCCCTGGGTGCGGACGCGACCATTCTCGCTTTCGGCGATAGCCTGACCTACGGCACCGGTGCGGAGGCGGATGAAGCCTATCCGGCGCAGCTGGAGCAGCTGTCCGGCCGCGAGGTCGTCAATGCCGGTGTGCCCGGCGAGACCACTGCCGAGGGCCGCGAGCGGCTTCCGGGTGTGCTCGAAGAAACCGACCCGGATCTGGTGCTGCTCTGCCTGGGCGGCAACGACATGCTCCAGCGCAAGTCGCGCAGCGCGATGGTGGAGAATCTACGCGCGATGATCGAGTCGATCGAAGCGCGCGGTATTCCGCTGCTGCTGATCTCGGTACCCGAGTTCAAGGGACTCTCGGTGACGCCGCAGCCCGTCTTCGCGGAGCTGGCGGCCGAGTATCAGCTGCCGCTGGCGGAGTCGACGCTTGCCGATGTGATTGGCAAGGGCCGCCTGCGCTCGGATGCCATCCACCCGAACGCGCGCGGTTACCGGCTGGTCGCCGAGGATCTGCACGATCTGCTGCGCGCGGCGGGTGCCTTGCGATGA
- a CDS encoding sensor domain-containing diguanylate cyclase: MEQVTRNVIGRLDIREQLELAQHISNFGVYHLDREGRIRSWNPGAVKLTGLSADAAIGAPYAQLFHEDGRRNNQPQQALEFCRAYQHLREEQMRARADGSFFTADVSMDLARADSGEIRAFVEVFEDITEAKQREEALYRQATRDALTGVANRGHFGEVAGKEIERALRFHEPLSMALLDIDHFKQVNDTYGHEPGDRALIAFAQETEANVRSIDLLGRIGGEEFALMLPRANASAAAEMLQRLRQVVAAIRVSADVGQVFGFTMSVGVSELRPQARSQKDLLREADAALYRAKREGRNQVQIWRDYEPQRPRR; the protein is encoded by the coding sequence ATGGAGCAGGTAACACGCAATGTTATCGGCCGGCTGGATATTCGCGAGCAGCTGGAGCTGGCGCAGCACATCTCAAATTTCGGTGTTTACCATCTCGACCGCGAAGGCCGTATCCGGAGCTGGAACCCGGGGGCAGTGAAGCTGACTGGGCTGAGCGCCGATGCCGCGATCGGCGCGCCTTACGCGCAACTCTTTCATGAAGACGGCCGGCGCAACAATCAGCCGCAGCAGGCCCTTGAGTTCTGCCGTGCCTATCAGCATCTGCGCGAAGAGCAGATGCGCGCCAGGGCGGACGGCAGCTTTTTCACCGCCGATGTGTCGATGGATCTGGCGCGCGCCGACAGCGGTGAGATCCGGGCCTTCGTGGAAGTCTTCGAGGACATCACCGAGGCCAAGCAGAGAGAAGAGGCGCTCTATCGGCAGGCGACGCGTGACGCCCTCACCGGCGTAGCCAACCGCGGGCATTTCGGCGAAGTGGCCGGCAAGGAGATCGAGCGCGCGCTGCGCTTCCATGAGCCCTTGTCCATGGCGCTGCTCGACATCGACCACTTCAAGCAGGTCAACGATACCTACGGACACGAGCCCGGCGATCGCGCGCTCATCGCCTTTGCGCAGGAGACCGAGGCGAATGTACGCAGCATCGATCTCCTTGGCCGCATTGGCGGCGAGGAGTTCGCGCTGATGCTGCCGCGCGCCAATGCCAGCGCGGCCGCCGAGATGCTGCAGCGCCTGCGCCAGGTCGTCGCAGCCATCCGGGTGTCGGCGGACGTCGGTCAGGTCTTCGGCTTCACGATGAGTGTGGGGGTGTCAGAGCTGCGTCCGCAGGCGCGCAGTCAGAAGGATCTTCTGCGCGAGGCCGATGCGGCTCTCTACCGGGCCAAGCGCGAGGGGCGCAATCAGGTGCAGATCTGGCGCGACTACGAGCCGCAGCGCCCGCGGCGCTGA
- a CDS encoding TIGR01458 family HAD-type hydrolase → MKVKSTPNSARGLLLDIDGVLHVGDQALPGAAETLEALGEAEIPLRFITNTSTRTPEALGGKLRDMGLPVADAAIFSAVSAARRHLERSGARRIWPVVGDGIRPVFADWAIDTATPDCVLIGDIGPSWDHKLLERIFAALMQGAELVALHRNRFWQTGNGLRLDIGAYVAALEATTGRAATVVGKPDAAFFNLAAGDFDCPPSEVVVVGDDVDSDIGGAQAAGMRGLLVQTGKYRADFVARSETTPDGVIASIAELPGWLSGASVT, encoded by the coding sequence ATGAAGGTGAAATCGACGCCTAACAGTGCCAGAGGTCTGCTGCTGGACATCGACGGCGTGCTGCACGTCGGCGATCAAGCGCTGCCGGGAGCCGCCGAAACCCTGGAGGCACTGGGCGAAGCGGAGATTCCCCTGCGCTTCATCACCAATACCAGCACACGGACCCCAGAAGCCCTGGGCGGGAAACTGCGCGACATGGGGCTGCCGGTCGCCGACGCCGCCATCTTCAGCGCGGTCAGCGCGGCGCGGCGGCATCTCGAACGCAGCGGTGCCCGACGCATCTGGCCCGTTGTCGGTGACGGCATCCGGCCGGTCTTTGCCGATTGGGCCATCGACACGGCCACGCCCGACTGCGTGCTCATCGGCGACATCGGTCCCAGCTGGGATCACAAGCTGCTGGAACGCATCTTCGCCGCCCTCATGCAGGGCGCGGAGCTGGTGGCGCTGCACCGCAACCGCTTCTGGCAGACAGGTAACGGCCTGCGCCTCGATATCGGCGCCTACGTCGCGGCGCTGGAGGCAACCACCGGCCGCGCGGCAACGGTCGTCGGCAAGCCGGATGCGGCCTTCTTCAATCTCGCTGCCGGCGATTTCGATTGCCCGCCCTCCGAGGTCGTCGTGGTAGGCGATGACGTCGACAGCGATATCGGCGGGGCCCAGGCCGCCGGCATGCGCGGGCTGCTGGTGCAAACCGGCAAGTATCGCGCGGACTTCGTCGCGCGCTCCGAGACCACGCCGGACGGCGTCATCGCCAGCATCGCAGAGCTGCCAGGCTGGCTGTCCGGCGCGAGCGTCACTTGA
- a CDS encoding DUF2237 family protein → MSNSPARNILGGALVACCNDPPVGFYRDGSCNTGRGDAGLHTVCAIVTEEFLAFSRAQGNDLSTPRAEMGFPGLQPGDRWCLCAARWAEAVEAGVAPPIVPSACHEATLEVVDIDTLRRHALQ, encoded by the coding sequence ATGAGCAATTCGCCGGCACGCAACATTCTTGGCGGCGCCCTCGTCGCCTGCTGCAACGACCCGCCGGTGGGCTTCTACCGCGATGGCAGCTGCAATACCGGCCGCGGCGACGCCGGCCTGCATACCGTTTGTGCGATCGTGACCGAGGAGTTCCTCGCCTTCAGTCGTGCGCAGGGCAATGATCTGTCGACGCCACGCGCCGAGATGGGCTTTCCCGGCCTGCAGCCCGGCGACCGCTGGTGCCTGTGCGCAGCGCGCTGGGCCGAGGCCGTCGAAGCCGGCGTCGCCCCGCCGATCGTGCCCAGCGCCTGTCACGAAGCCACGCTCGAGGTTGTGGATATCGACACCCTGCGGCGCCACGCGCTGCAGTAG
- the mtgA gene encoding monofunctional biosynthetic peptidoglycan transglycosylase → MSRRRRRSGIRRKLLIAALLLLATPVVAIAAMRWVPPPTTAFMLQSPVQPVRQQWAPLEAIAPVLAQAVVASEDQNFPRHHGFDFAAISDAIREGGDGGPQRGASTISQQVAKNLFLWPGGGYARKGIEAGLTVLIELLWPKRRILEIYLNIAELAPGVFGAEAAAMHYFEHSAATLDANQASRLAAVLPAPRRWKAEPPDEHVLRRSLWIREQMAHVTPSLNDALH, encoded by the coding sequence ATGAGCCGCCGGCGGCGCCGAAGCGGCATCCGGCGAAAGCTGCTCATTGCCGCTCTGCTGCTGCTGGCGACCCCCGTCGTTGCGATCGCGGCAATGCGCTGGGTGCCGCCGCCGACGACCGCCTTCATGCTGCAGAGCCCGGTACAGCCGGTTCGCCAGCAATGGGCCCCGCTGGAGGCTATCGCGCCGGTGCTCGCCCAGGCCGTGGTCGCCTCCGAGGATCAGAACTTTCCACGTCATCACGGCTTTGATTTCGCGGCCATTAGCGACGCCATCCGGGAAGGCGGCGACGGCGGACCGCAGCGCGGCGCCTCCACCATTAGCCAGCAGGTTGCCAAGAACCTCTTCCTCTGGCCGGGAGGCGGCTACGCGCGCAAGGGCATCGAGGCCGGCCTGACGGTACTCATCGAGCTGCTATGGCCAAAGCGGCGCATCCTCGAGATCTATCTGAACATCGCCGAACTCGCGCCCGGCGTCTTCGGCGCCGAGGCGGCCGCGATGCACTATTTCGAGCACAGCGCCGCGACACTCGATGCCAATCAGGCCTCTCGACTAGCGGCAGTGCTTCCGGCACCACGGCGTTGGAAAGCCGAACCACCGGACGAACATGTGCTGCGCCGGAGTCTCTGGATCCGTGAGCAGATGGCGCATGTAACGCCAAGCCTGAATGATGCGCTGCACTAA
- a CDS encoding gamma carbonic anhydrase family protein, translated as MLYTIDDIQPELADDVFVADNATVIGRVRLEAGASVWFNCVLRGDVEALHIGTGSNIQDGSVLHADPGFPLRVGENVTVGHMVMLHGCSIGDNSLIGIGAIVLNGAKIGRNCIIGAGTLIPEGKEIPDSSLVMGAPGKVVRECGDKERAAIAASAEHYVDNGRRYREGLVGYDAK; from the coding sequence TTGCTCTACACCATCGACGATATCCAACCCGAGCTGGCCGACGATGTCTTCGTCGCCGACAATGCCACGGTCATCGGCCGCGTCCGGTTGGAAGCCGGCGCCAGCGTCTGGTTCAACTGCGTGCTGCGCGGTGACGTCGAAGCGCTGCACATCGGCACCGGCAGCAACATCCAGGACGGCAGCGTGCTGCACGCCGATCCCGGCTTCCCGCTTCGGGTGGGCGAGAACGTCACCGTGGGCCACATGGTGATGCTCCACGGCTGCAGCATCGGGGACAACAGCCTGATCGGTATCGGCGCCATCGTGCTCAACGGCGCGAAGATCGGGCGCAACTGCATCATTGGCGCGGGCACCCTCATCCCCGAGGGTAAGGAAATTCCCGACAGCTCCCTGGTCATGGGTGCGCCGGGCAAGGTCGTGCGCGAGTGCGGCGACAAGGAGCGCGCCGCGATCGCGGCCTCGGCGGAACACTATGTCGATAATGGGCGGCGCTATCGCGAGGGTCTTGTGGGTTATGACGCCAAATGA
- a CDS encoding SDR family oxidoreductase, producing the protein MQLQNRVVWITGASGGIGEQLALQASQAGARLVLSARRQDELERVRAACANPGQCAVQPLDLADFDADSAREQAEAFFGPIDILVNNAGISQRSLIADTDMAVYRRLMELDFFAVVALSKAVLPGMVARGGGHVVIVSSVVGYISSPLRSGYSAAKHALHGFFDSAAAEYWDVGVRFTLACPGFVATQVSANALTGDGSSNGRVEASTAGGMDPAECAARIWKAVAAGRYELLMGRERVYVYLKRFLPGLFARLLRRAEQR; encoded by the coding sequence ATGCAACTGCAGAACCGGGTTGTCTGGATCACGGGCGCTTCGGGCGGTATCGGCGAGCAGCTGGCGCTTCAGGCATCGCAGGCCGGGGCGCGGTTGGTGCTCAGCGCGCGACGGCAGGACGAGCTGGAGCGCGTGCGGGCTGCTTGTGCGAATCCGGGGCAATGCGCGGTACAGCCACTCGACCTCGCAGATTTCGACGCTGATTCCGCGCGCGAGCAGGCCGAGGCTTTCTTCGGCCCCATCGACATTCTGGTTAACAACGCCGGCATTTCGCAGCGCAGCCTGATTGCCGATACCGATATGGCTGTGTATCGACGACTGATGGAGCTGGATTTCTTCGCGGTGGTGGCGCTTTCCAAAGCCGTGCTGCCCGGCATGGTCGCGCGCGGCGGCGGTCATGTGGTGATCGTCAGCAGTGTTGTCGGCTACATCAGCTCGCCCCTTCGCAGCGGCTATTCCGCAGCCAAGCACGCTCTGCACGGCTTCTTCGATTCGGCCGCGGCGGAGTACTGGGACGTCGGTGTGCGCTTCACGCTGGCCTGCCCAGGCTTCGTTGCCACGCAGGTTTCGGCCAACGCGCTGACTGGTGATGGCAGCTCGAACGGGCGCGTCGAGGCCAGCACCGCAGGCGGCATGGACCCGGCCGAATGCGCGGCGCGCATCTGGAAGGCCGTGGCCGCCGGGCGCTATGAATTGCTGATGGGGCGGGAGCGCGTTTACGTTTATCTCAAGCGCTTCCTGCCGGGGCTCTTCGCGCGCTTGTTGCGCCGCGCCGAGCAGCGCTGA